From Dendropsophus ebraccatus isolate aDenEbr1 chromosome 2, aDenEbr1.pat, whole genome shotgun sequence, a single genomic window includes:
- the LOC138784868 gene encoding cathelicidin-6-like, translated as MDRSLKYLILCGHLLTIAAAPINSSKEADIAEMIHLSNKYSGTEFLFKLLEAEDEEDSYVPETSERRKNLKFFMKETSCAISDTKDPESCEFKPDGVVMVCVADIITDLHEKKITGQCVKEGCTSKGAHAMRRDTADKTQGTFEFSVDLKKIHKQECLECIITHLPGRP; from the exons ATGGACCGCTCCTTGAAGTATCTCATCCTCTGCGGCCACTTACTCACCATAGCCGCTGCCCCCATTAATTCTTCTAAAGAAGCGGATATAGCGGAAATGATTCATCTAAGCAATAAATACTCTGGCACAGAGTTCCTGTTTAAGCTCTTAGAGGCTGAAGATGAAGAGGACTCCTATGTGCCG gaaaccTCCGAAAGAAGAAAAAATTTGAAATTCTTCATGAAGGAGACGAGTTGTGCGATCTCTGACACCAAGGATCCTGAAAGCTGCGAATTTAAGCCGGACGGG GTGGTGATGGTGTGTGTGGCCGATATTATTACTGATCTGCATGAGAAAAAAATCACAGGACAATGTGTGAAAGAAGGCTGCACATCGAAAGGAGCG CACGCTATGAGGAGGGACACTGCGGACAAAACACAGGGCACGTTTGAGTTTTCTGTGGACCTCAAGAAAATCCATAAACAGGAATGTCTGGAATGTATCATCACCCACCTTCCGGGGCGCCCCTGA